The following coding sequences are from one Saccharomyces eubayanus strain FM1318 chromosome VII, whole genome shotgun sequence window:
- the PAN2 gene encoding poly(A)-specific ribonuclease — MNNWQHFFNNPVDLSEHLKKPYFRFDNRDKEVTTISFDEKANLVWSGDSYGCISSYDPNFQLYTRYRGHIGGSSVKDILSHRDGILSISEDSLHFANRRGVTKLNLTSIDIAAFSELNTMCYAPHSLQNNIYCGGDNTNWGIASIDLNKGCLDSLLNYSSKVKLLRSNNKILSVGRQTGSVDLIDPTSNRTIKSFNAHSASISGMDLRDNTLVTVGKSKRFYNLYADPFVNVYDLRTMRQLPPVSFSKGTTMGSGGADFVQLHPLLPTVMIVGSSSGSFDFIDLSNPTLRTQYVHPCQSIKEFSLSPNGDVLGILEADNHLDTWRRSSNNMGMFTNTPEMLAYPDYFNDITSESPISIDDETYPLSSVGMPYYLDKLLSAWPHVVFKSEGTIPQLSGKPPLPSSGRLKSNTAVISSQNEKLSTQEFPLLRYDRTKYGMRNTVPDYVCLRDLRKQITTGLETSDIQMYAATNKYEVPPAYSRLPLTTGRFGTDNFDFTPFNNTEYSGLDPDVDNHYTNAIIQLYRFIPEVFNFVVGCLKDENFETPLLTDLGYLFDMMDRSNGKICSSTNLQTSLKSLTDKRYLDNNVPQEHLEEYLESLCIGENIEGFSSSESIKRNMPQKFNRFLLSQLIKEEAQTVNHNITLNQCFGLETEIRTHSGCDHYDTAVKLLPSLPIAGINKSVIKQLNKKNNGQNILPYIEYAMKNSIQKNSICPICGKTDIITQENTVKNLPSVLSLELSLLDTELSNIRSSKNWLINEFYGSIIKNKAILRPAASELKGTGHIFKYELNGYVAKITDNNNETRLVTYVRKYDLRENNFKWLMFNDYLVVEISEEEALKMSYPWKTPEIIIYCDAEELRKPFFSVDTYSINYDILYRDYFANGIRDTARSEYKLLTHDEAPKSGSLVAIDAEFVSLQSELCEIDHQGIRSVIRPKRTALARISILRGEEGDLYGTPFVDDYVVNTNHIEDYLTRYSGILPGDLDPEKSTKRLVKRNVVYRKVWLLMQLGCVFVGHGLNNDFKHININVPRNQIRDTAIYFLQGKRYLSLRYLAYVLLGMNIQEGNHDSIEDAYTALILYKKYLDLKRKAIFEKVLNSVYEEGRAHNFKVPETPKT; from the coding sequence ATGAATAATTGGcaacattttttcaacaaccCTGTTGATCTTTCTGAACACTTGAAAAAGCCGTATTTTCGTTTTGATAACAGAGACAAGGAAGTTACTACAATCAGCTTCGATGAAAAGGCAAATCTGGTATGGAGTGGAGATAGCTACGGTTGCATATCCTCGTACGATCCAAACTTTCAACTTTATACACGATATAGGGGACACATAGGCGGTAGTTCCGTCAAGGATATTCTCAGTCATCGAGATGGTATTTTATCTATCAGCGAAGATTCCTTACATTTTGCAAATAGAAGAGGTGTTACTAAGCTGAATTTAACGAGTATCGATATTGCTGCGTTTAGCGAATTAAATACTATGTGCTACGCCCCTCATTCGCTACAGAATAACATTTACTGTGGTGGTGACAATACAAATTGGGGCATTGCCTCAATTGACTTGAACAAAGGTTGCTTGGACTCACTTCTGAATTACTCGTCTAAAGTTAAGTTGCTTCGCTCTAATAATAAGATCTTATCTGTTGGAAGACAAACCGGGTCTGTAGATTTGATAGATCCAACTTCTAATCGAACAATCAAATCCTTCAACGCCCACTCTGCGTCTATATCCGGAATGGACTTACGTGATAATACCTTAGTTACAGTAGGAAAAtccaaaagattttataACTTATATGCTGACCCATTTGTGAATGTCTACGACCTAAGAACAATGCGTCAACTTCCtcctgtttctttttctaagGGAACTACAATGGGGTCTGGCGGCGCAGACTTTGTTCAATTACATCCTTTGCTTCCTACTGTTATGATCGTTGGCTCTAGTTCTggttcttttgattttatcgatctttcaaatccaaCTTTGAGAACACAGTACGTTCACCCTTGTCAGTCAATCAAagagttttctttatcaccTAATGGTGACGTATTAGGGATACTAGAGGCTGATAACCATCTAGACACATGGAGGAGATCTTCAAATAATATGGGGATGTTTACCAATACCCCTGAAATGCTGGCATATCCAGACTACTTCAATGATATTACGTCTGAAAGCCCTATATCAATAGACGACGAAACATATCCATTGAGCTCAGTGGGGATGCCTTACTATCTTGATAAATTATTATCTGCATGGCCTCATgtagttttcaaaagtgaAGGCACTATACCACAGTTATCAGGTAAGCCTCCTTTACCATCAAGCGGTAGACTAAAAAGTAACACTGCTGTAATTTCAAGTCAAAATGAGAAATTGAGCACACAAGAATTTCCCCTGTTACGGTATGATCGCACCAAATATGGAATGAGAAACACTGTGCCGGATTATGTATGCTTAAGAGATTTAAGGAAACAGATAACCACCGGTTTGGAAACGAGCGATATACAGATGTACGCCGCAACGAATAAATATGAAGTACCACCAGCGTATAGTAGACTGCCATTGACCACAGGCAGGTTTGGTACGGATAACTTTGATTTTACTCCCTTTAATAACACTGAATATTCCGGATTAGATCCAGACGTCGATAACCATTATACCAATGCTATCATACAGTTATACCGTTTTATTCCTGAAGTGTTTAATTTCGTGGTTGGATGCttgaaagatgaaaattttgaaactccCTTGTTAACTGATCTCGGCTATCTTTTTGATATGATGGATAGATCgaatggaaaaatttgcAGCTCTACCAATTTACaaacttctttgaaatctttgacGGATAAAAGGTATTTAGACAACAATGTGCCGCAAGAGCATTTGGAAGAGTACTTGGAATCTTTGTGTATAGGGGAAAACATCGAAGGTTTTAGTTCTTCTGAAAGTATTAAACGTAATATGCCTCAAAAATTTAACCGATTTTTACTTTCACAACTcataaaagaagaagcgcAGACTGTGAATCATAACATCACACTCAACCAATGTTTCGGTTTGGAAACAGAAATAAGAACACATTCCGGCTGTGATCACTATGATACTGCCGTTAAACTTCTGCCATCWTTACCGATAGCTGGAATCAACAAAAGTGTAATCAAgcaattgaataaaaagaataacggccaaaatattttaccGTATATTGAATATGCcatgaaaaattctattcaaaaaaacagcatCTGTCCTATTTGTGGCAAAACCGATATCATAACACAGGAGAATACAGTTAAGAACTTGCCCTCAGTGTTATCGCTGGAACTGTCATTACTGGACACTGAGCTGTCTAATATAAGATCATCCAAGAATTGGTTGATCAACGAGTTTTATGGAAGCATCATAAAGAACAAGGCCATTTTGCGACCAGCAGCGTCCGAGTTGAAAGGCACGGGTCATATATTCAAATATGAATTGAACGGCTATGTAGCCAAAATCACcgataacaataatgaGACACGTCTAGTAACCTACGTCAGAAAATATGATTTAAGGGAAAATAACTTCAAATGGCTCATGTTTAATGATTATCTCGTAGTCGAAAtatcagaagaagaagcactTAAGATGTCATATCCTTGGAAGACACCAGAAATAATCATATATTGCGATGCGGAAGAGCTTCGGAAACCCTTCTTTTCTGTGGATACGTATTCTATCAACTATGATATTCTCTATCGTGATTATTTTGCAAATGGAATAAGAGATACCGCAAGATCCGAGTATAAGCTCTTGACACATGATGAAGCTCCCAAATCTGGATCCTTGGTTGCCATTGATGCCGAGTTTGTCTCGTTGCAAAGCGAACTATGCGAAATTGATCATCAAGGGATCAGAAGTGTTATAAGACCTAAAAGGACAGCCCTTGCCAGAATATCCATTTTAAGGGGCGAAGAAGGGGATTTGTATGGAACACCATTCGTTGATGATTACGTGGTAAATACAAACCACATAGAAGATTATTTAACAAGATACAGTGGTATTCTTCCCGGTGATCTAGATCCTGAGAAGAGTACTAAAAGACTCGTGAAGAGGAATGTTGTATATCGAAAAGTCTGGCTGCTGATGCAGCTTGGCTGTGTATTTGTCGGACATGGTTTGAACAATGATTTCAAACACATCAACATTAATGttccaagaaatcaaattcGCGACACCGCCATATACTTCTTGCAAGGAAAAAGATACCTTTCGTTGCGTTACCTGGCATATGTCTTGTTGGGAATGAATATCCAAGAAGGGAATCATGATTCAATTGAGGACGCCTACACTGCCTTAATTCTCTACAAGAAGTATCTAGACTTGAAGAGGAAAgctatttttgaaaaggtgTTGAACAGCGTATATGAAGAGGGCAGAGCCCATAATTTCAAAGTTCCAGAAACGCCAAAGACATAG